In a genomic window of Physeter macrocephalus isolate SW-GA chromosome 14, ASM283717v5, whole genome shotgun sequence:
- the EFCAB8 gene encoding EF-hand calcium-binding domain-containing protein 8 produces the protein MSSEDFRESSLSQKVSSAGGSQKSKEVLSSPTPSVSLSQTSDFQHKSQLFTEPHLAQMEKMFQDEVDSTGALDMKTFDKAVKKILSNTSNEMIEALFLKVDMNCNASITWQEYLDYVMREFKGKEKMMRSQCRRRFHLPMIIAL, from the exons ATGTCTTCTGAGGACTTCAGAGAGAGCTCTCTATCTCAAAAG GTGTCCTCTGCAGGTGGGTCCCAGAAGAGCAAGGAGGTTCTCAGCTCCCCGACACCATCCGTCTCCCTTAGCCAGACATCCGACTTCCAACACAAGTCTCAGCTGTTCACTGAGCCACACCTGGCCCAGATGGAGAAAATGTTTCAAGATGAGGTCGACTCGACTGGAG CCCTGGACATGAAGACTTTCGATAAGGCTGTGAAGAAGATTCTGAGCAATACGTCCAACGAGATGATAGAGGCGCTGTTTTTGAAGGTGGACATGAACTGTAACGCCTCCATCACCTGG CAGGAGTACCTGGACTATGTGATGCGTGAGttcaaggggaaggagaagatgaTGAGGAGCCAGTGCCGCCGGCGCTTCCACCTTCCCATGATCATAGCCCTGTAA